The Silene latifolia isolate original U9 population chromosome Y, ASM4854445v1, whole genome shotgun sequence sequence GGGATATTTTTTTGTTCATGGGATTCGGTTTCAAAAGTCGTGTGTAGATAAGCCTCAACAAAATGGGCGGGTTGAGCGCAAACATCGTCATATTTTGAATGTCGCACGATCTCTTTTATTCCAAGCCAATTTAGATAAATCGTTTTAGGGTGAAAGTATACTTACTGCTGCCTTTCTTATCAATCGTACCCCTTCTCCTCTCATTGgtaataaaactccctatgaatgcTTGCATGGAGTCAGCCCCTCTTATACAAATTTGCGTGTTTTCGGTTGTCTCGCATTTGCTCATAATCAGGTCACTAATGGAGATAAGTTTGCAAAAAGGAGTCgaaaatgtatttttgttgggTACCGGAGTGATAAGATGGGGTGGAAAATGTATGACCTTGAGACGAAATCCTATTTTGTCTCGCGTGACGTTGTTTTTCACGAATCGgtctttcctttttccaccacgaCATCTCCCATTGTGCCTTCCCCTACTGTTTTCTCCGATGAACCATTTAATGGTTCTTCGTCCGTTGATATATCAGACAATCATACATGGGGGAGGTTGCCGGGCCTGCTACGGCTAAAACGGGCCAGGGGCTGGATACTGCTGGGCCTGCTATGGGTGACACGGGCCACGGGCCGGATACCGCGGATACATTGGACAATGGGTCTGAGGATATGGTTACAGGGAGTGCTTCGAATTCGGTTGAGCATAATTTCCAAAATGCCGATGACAATATGGGTAAAGGCCGTCGTATTAAATTTTCGAATTCATGACTCCAAGGCTATGTGCTTCGCACAACACGCAATCCATCCCCGTCCTCTAGCTCTTCCACTACTTCAACGTCGACTTCAGGTACGCCTTATGATTTAgcaaattatattaattacaatTCTTTTTCGGAGCAACATCGATCTTTTATTGCAGCTATTACCTCCGGTGTTGAACCACCTTCTTTTAAGGAAGCCATCCGAGACATTGGTTGGTGTGAAGCCATGAAGGCTGAAATCGATGCTCTCGAAAGAAATGAAATATGGGAGCTCACCGATCTTCCCGTTGATAAAAAGGCTCTTGGTTGTCGGTGGGtctataaaattaaatataaatctgATGGTACATTTGAACGCCTTAAAGCTCGCCTTGTTGTTTTTGGTAATCATCAGGTTGAAGGATTGGATTATGGAGAAACGTTTTCACCAGTGGTTAAGATGGTCACCATTCGTGCTTCTTGACCGTTGCAGCTGTAAACAATTGGGAATTATACCAGATGAACGTGCACAATGCGTTTTTACACGGGGAACTTGACGAGGAGGTTTATATGAGACTTCCTCCGGGTTTCAGTCGAGGTAAGGAAGGCAAGGTATGTCGTTTAAAGAAATCTTTGTACGGCCTACGTCAAGCACCGAGGTGTTGGTTTGCGAAGTTGACCGCTGGTTTGAAAGATTTCGGGTTTGTTCAATCTTATTCCGATTACTCCTTATTTTCTTTCGCGCGAGATACAGTTCGTTTATTTGTCCTTATTTACGTCGATGATCTTGTAATTACGGGAAACGACTCAGCTGCAATTACCAAATTCAAGTCCTATTTGGGTGAATGTTTTCATATGAAGGATCTGGGAAAGCTTAAATAATTTCTTGGCTTAGAGGTTTGGCGAAGCAGAGAGGGCATTTATCTTAGTCAACGGAAGTACGCTCTTGATATTATTGCTGAGACAGGTCTTCTTGGTTCCAAACCCGCGGCTACGCCCATCGAGCAAATCCACCGCCTTGGACTCGCTTCTGGTCCCTTGTGTGAAGATGCCGAGGCATATAGATGACTCATTGGTTGTCTTCTTTATCTTGTTGTGACGCGCCCCGATTTGTCTTATGCTGTGCACATTTTATCCCGTTTCTGAGCAACCCGCGTAGTGAGCACATGGCAGCTGCTCATCCTGTTGTTCGTTATCTCAAAGGTAGTCCATGCCAAGGCATTCTTCTACGCGCTGATCGTCCTCTCTCTATATCTGGCTGGTGTGATTCTGACTGGGGAGGTTGTCCCACTTCGAGACGATCCATTACAGGTTGGTTTGTCACTCTTGGAGACTCTCTTATCTCTTGGAAGACCAAGAAACAGCAAACCGTCTCTATTTCTTCTGCTGAAGCAGAATATCGGTCTATGACTCAGCTAGTGTGTGAATTGAAGTGGCTAAAAGGTCTCTTACTTAGTCTTGATGTGCCTGTCACGGCACCTATTTCCATTTTCTCTGATAGCAAATCAGCATTGGATTTGGCTCGTAATCCGGTTTTTCATGAATGAACCAAACACATCGAGATCGAATGCCATTTCATTCGGGATGCGATCTTGATGGTTTGGTCTCTCCGAAGCATGTTTCGACTAATGAACAGTTGGCTGACATTTTCACGAAGGCTTTGGGCGTTCCACAATTTACCTATCTTCTCCGCAAGCTGGGCATTCTCGATCTTCATGCTCCAGCTTGAGGGGGGTATTAAGATTATGTATTGTATTTTATGAAGCCCAAACCCAAATGACGGAGTCCGTCTATGTGTAATCTATTTAAGTCGAGTTAAGGCTAGTTAATCAATAACACGCAACATTACGTTTCTTAACAGAAACAAAGGGCTAAAAGATGGTTTTAAGCCATTTTATGTGATTTATTGTAAAATAAGCGTAAAGAGTCGTTAATTATAACCTTGTCAATTTACATTTAGTCATTTAtttttagcctcatcatcgggtacccgtaaggctagtagacaactttgaggtgtctacaaaCCCCTGTTTTGCCGTGAGTTGGGGTCAAGACGAATGGGATGTGTGCTGGCGGTTGTTGAGTGGTAGTCGTATATTTGAGTGCAGAACGTCAGATTCTTAAAGTGTGGTCTTTGAAGTGTTAGGAGTACTTGGAGCAGCCGCGTGAATGTCGGTTTTGGACGAGGCTGAGTTATCGAATTGTTTGTCATGAAGGACGAATGTGAGTCGTATAGTGTGTAGTTGCTGTTTGTTAAAAACTTGCACTTTGCTTATTTAATTGGGGTAGTGGATTCTTTACTAAGCAACTAAAACATGATTGGGTTAATTAATAAAGGAGTGTTAATGCAAAAACAAAGGTAACACAGCTGCCGCCGTTCTCcaccttctctctaaaaaaacaaaatcctAAATCCTCCCCCTTTGCTGTCGCCGTTCTCCTCTTCCTCCCACCGCCACCCATCAACCCCCTACCATGTCACCGGGGATGGGGTCTCTCAAGACCTTTCTCCGGCGACCCGTCTCCTCTCTTCCGATTAACCCTCCTCCCCTTTTTACCCACACCCAGTTCTGGATCGTACGGGTCTGCCCGTTCCTCTCGGTCTGCGTGGTGTATGTGGGTTATTCGGGTCTTATCGGACGAGTTTGTTGAGGTGGTGTGGTAGGGTGGTGCTTGGATCTGGCggtgttgtgggttggtagggaggCAGTGGCTTCCGTTTTTTTTCCTGTGTTCCGCTTtatttcctttatgtttttgtttaatttccgctttcgtttttgtttcaTCTCTCTTTATGAGGGCTCTGTCCCCGTCTATCGGTGGTGTCCTTCTCTTTGTTTGAGAGCTTTCGTTTTCTGGTTCGTTTGCAGTTTTCTAATAACTCAGCAGAAGATCagcgttgttatagatcgttatatgATTTTACATATTTTGCccgattcatggctacaatcaatcacgtcagaaGAATGGATACTCGTAAAGGAAGATTCAgagaccctcttatggatgaaagccttttgcggcgaatcgatgatagagactctgttgcagtgtttccttctttgaacaagaatttatttcctatggttgtaatcgatttgtatccgattgagcttcgcatatgttgtagatgtcgtatgaatttttattaatgataatgatcttttctcaaaaaaataaataaataaaggagtGTTGGAATAGGAGGATTATACTTGAGTCACTTGTTTAGTACGAGTTATATTTTCAATATATGTTAATATTATTAGTCTAAAATATAATTGGttttaagatatatatatatatatatatatatatatatatatatatatatatatatatatatatatatatatatatatacgagatgagtccacaaatttggttgagtccctaagtcttattcttagccaatcattttatgagtgtaactttacttctttatgagtataactttagtcatttattGACTTATGAGTGAAATTTTTAACTTTTAAGGTCATTGTGTATATgaaatttgaatttataaatttgaatatatgtaattttaacaaaaatataTGTAACTGTattgttttacgagtataactttagccATTTTagatgtaactttagtcgttttaggtgtaactttagtcgtatgtTAGTTTTTATGCATTAATTTGAATTTCTATACTTTTACGAATGTAACTTTACCCCtttcaagtgtaactttagtcgttgaaGTCGTAACTCTAGTTATAAAGTGGTTTGTATGTAAAAATTTGAATTAATATACATTACTATTGTAACTTTAGCCCTttcgagtgtaactttagtcgttggaGTCGTAACTTTATTTGTAAAGTGGTTTGTATGTAAAAATTCGAATTAATATAcattaatattataattttagtcctttcAAGAATGTAACTTTTGACCTGAGTTGTTAGTTTAGCCAACAAAGGTGTAATTTTATTATCCTGGGAATGTAACTATAGTCCTTGaatttgtaactttagtccttgatTTTGTAACTTTATACTACTAACTTTCTTTCTCAACCACTACCACCATCATCCTATCACTTCATGCCCTAACcaccacatcaccaccaccacctccaaaccgcaacaaccaacaacaacccaAACGACTTAttatttcagatctgaaaaaaaaaatatatggaCGAGGCAGACCCACCACCACCACATTCGGATCCCCCacacagcaaaaaaaaaaaaagaaaaaaaaaactggagaaacccaccacaacaccaccatcaacaaccacaaaGATGGCACCAACTCAcccatcaacaatcaacaaccaacaacaaacaacattttatttttttcagatctgaaaaaaaaaaggataagGGGAGGGAGCGGCGGGTTGGGGATGAGGTTTTCAGAGTTGCGGCGTTGGCTGCATTTGGGGCGGCGTGGCAGCAGGTGGGTCGTCGTCTGGGAGGCTGTTGATGGTGGCGTGAAGGAGAAAAAAAGGAAGGTTAGTTGCGGTGCCGTGAAGGAGAGAGATGGAGAAAGACGAGGTGACTGGTGGTGGACGGTGGTGTCGTGAAGGGCGGAGAAGAGGAAGGGGAGTGACAGCTGTGTGACGTGGTGGCAGCGAGGGATTGGTGgtgacggttgtggtggagtcagagcaaattttttttttgtcagatgAAGAGAGAGAGTGTGAGAGGTGGGAggtgaatgaaagattgagaagTGATTAGGGTTTGTGTCCTTTTATATCAAGCCcattaattttgttttaatcttgGCCCTTTATTTGTTTGATCCAATGGCTTGGATGAGGACTCAAGGACTCAACCAAAATAgtaggacttacatgatcctctccctctctccatctctctctctctctctctctctctctatctatctatcgatatatatatatatatatatataattaggatcacatgagtccaccctatctttttgagtccgtgagtccatgatataatatcacacgttatattaaataatatcaaagcttacagtatcacacattatactaaacaatatcacagctggaaaaaaaaaactttttgaaaaaaaaaattgaaaaaaaaagtcgtgatattgttttttaatacaatatcacacgttatgctaaacaatatcacacgttatactaaacaatatcacaactttcacgaaaaaaaaattgttaaaaaaagttttcgtaaaaaaaaaatttgaaaaaaattcttcgtgatattgttttgtaatacaatatcacaagttatgctaaacaatatcacacgttatactaaacaatatcacagcttacacgaaaaaaaaatcgaaaaaaaaaaaattcgaaaaaaaaaatttgaaaaaaaaaaatttcgaaaaaaaaaaatttggaaaaataaatttcgtgatattattttgtatagtgcgtgatattgttttatggactcatggactcaaatatttaggtggactcaccggatcctacctctatatatatatatatatatatatatatatatatatatatatatatatatatatatatatatatatatatatatatatatatatatttttataggATTGGACTTTATTAAAGAGCGTTGTTCGGGTTCGCTTTGCTTGTTTGATTGTGACTGTCTTAGGTAGGAATTATCCTACTCAACTTATATTTACgtgatttttaattgtttatataTATGTGGTTGATTTATATACTGCAATTGTGACTATGGAGGTGGAGTTGAGATAATGGAGTGGAGTTATTTATGAGCATTGTTGGTAACTTGAGTATGTGGTGGATATTGTACTTGGATGGAAGGGACCGAACTGCTAGTCCTTGTGAATTATTTATTGAAGGGATCGATATACCTCTAATCCTTGGTTATTATTTGAAGGAACCGGTCTAAGCAACCGCTAGTTCTTGTGGCGTCAGTCGATCACTGGACGCCCCTCGGAGTCTCTTCTCTAGTAGGCTCATTactagggagatgtgcacattcggaGCTAAGGAAGCTTTAAGACGGATTTTGGGAGAAGTGGATGTGATTGGAGTATAATATCGATGGATGAATGTTATGGGTCTCATCATAATCTGTGATTATATTGACTGAGCtggatttattattattgtgCTAACACTGTtgttgtaatactatggttttatgtgtctatgggtactctagcagggctacacacttcggtgtgtagtcagatatgtggagatagggtGGAGTTATGGAGATTGAGATGTGCTGTTTGAGTTATTTATAATATGGTTTCATTGCAGCTGTTTGtgttgtgtaatcagtactgaccccgtttaaatgttttaaaaactgtggtgatccattcgggggtggtgagcagttattgagcaggtatgagttgatgcgcatgggatagcttgGTTGAGTCATGACGAGCTGTCTTAGAAGTCTTCTGCTGTGTCGAACACTGTTTCGTTGtttagttggtttaacattttgagaacaattatactttttactttatcagttttggttggacttgtatcacgttaaactatttaataaagtacgtttcgttattgtctatttgattatcattgcctcgggtaaccgagatggtagcacttccatgccttaagtggtcctggtaaggcacttggagtatgagggtgttacaaagtggtatcagagtgacgattttgaaacctgtaaccaatgaacctaatgagcatagggagtcaaactaaaatgaacccgggtagaagttgtaggagctaatgcaaagacttgggagacgtcctaaagtcgcgaactcgccctacaattttgaactgaTCACTagagggtgtcatgggatcgctatgtatttactaatgttctattgcgtatgttggatgatgtgttgtacagaaatgttggaaaatgatGAAGTGGTtatatgataaagtgttgtgaataagcatgttgcatgatagctGGTTTACAATGTGGTTTGGAATTGGTGGAAaggtatgagaatgatgaatgatgtggtgtaGAAAGgggagtagttcatatatgagaatatgtgatgaataatgatgttgcaggatggatgatttataatgtggcataatagtaacatgtgaatcagaatgttgtgtcgtatacgtatattttgtttgcgtaaagttgtatgataagtttatgtacttgtccactattgttcatatgtatatgttgtatgaagTGTGTAGTtataatggatgaattggttggaaaagattaagtaagtaattgcataagaatatgaaattcatgtgtggaacatgtttatgtgggtagtggattttataatgttgctatgttagtaacatgtgaatgagaAATTTGATGTTGTATGTTATACTATTATTTTTGCGAAAGTTATAGAATAAGAGTatgtgggtagtacatgattgataagttgaataatatatgtgcataggGATGTTGTTatttggcttttgtagatagtaagATGTGGTTAGGggtactggttttatgagttttggattggttttgtttgcttggttgttgtttaagttgtttggaagtatcAATCAAGCTTCATCACGCATATGCTCCTTCACACACCATCACCATGGCTGACATACCCGACATCGACGCATCACCAGCTCACTCACCTTTTGTGCACCATCCAGCTGCAATCAAAATTCGACTCCGAGAAGCAACCATCAGCTACCCAACTCCGTTTCCGCCTCATTTCAACCACCAGCAACTCCGAACAAACCCGAGTCCAGCTCAACAACTTCGCCACCACCATCATCACCAATCAACTTCACCATTCATCCTCCATTAAATAGTAGCAGCAGCTCGTCACCACCAGCTGCAACAATCAGTCATCCCCTCCATCCTTCGACTTCAACCACTCTATCACCATCACCAATTCGTGTCAATCAGCCGCACTACTCCTCTTCAGTTCAATCCCCATTCACCCAACTTCGAAACCCGGCACCTACAAACCCGACATATTCACCACCATTAAtcattcatcatcatcattatcaccTCAACGCCAGCATCACCATTCCCGAGCTCCGTTATCAGCCGTGGCTCAACCCAGCAACCCGACACCTACTCAAACAACCACCATCATCCGCCATTATGAATTCATCAGGGGATGGTTCTCCGCCGGCCAACCGTCAGCCGCCTCACCGGCTCTTATTCGGCAACAAAGTCCCACTATGGCTCTCAGCCGGTCAACCGTCAGCCGACACCCTCACCGGCTCTAAATCTTATCAATTTCACCTCAATTTTCCAACGGGTTTTGTGCCGTGCACAGCCGgcggccggtgagccggctgAGACCCATGTAGCTGCGTTTTTGCGTCGTTTTCCCCTTTCCcctttttgttgttttgttatATTTTGTGTATGGAATGTGTCGTGTGTTTGGTAATGTTAGGTGGGTGAGTgagtgtattattattattattattattattattattattattattattattagttgtatTATTTAGactagtatataaagattactACCATATTAGAAACACACTACCACTACCTACACCAAATTAGAATAGAAATTAGACTATATTAGTTCATTCTCTCCTCCgaatattgtagaaccctaatatttactctctcattttcatacaataaaaagttgtaatctttctttaattttaGTTTAGTTGTTCCtttgttcattcaagttcttcatttctcattagtatacaattagtcatttgggttgtatttgggagactagaagaaattcattcttccattattgtCCAAGCTTGTTCCTTTCCTCTTAGTTGGTACAATT is a genomic window containing:
- the LOC141628326 gene encoding uncharacterized protein LOC141628326, translated to MAARPVGLPNGQRVESTIMGSAYINSSLSLSRVLYVPSLTCSLLSVSQLASDRDFVFEFAKNSCFIQDRSLKTTIGVGELRDGLYWIRACAPSTDIHQVSALGSRDLWHRRLRHPSDQVVKTIPFASTLNFNKDWVCDVCHLAKQHRSSFCNNEQRALSIFDLIHCDLWGPYRIPSSCGAKQSYMGEVAGPATAKTGQGLDTAGPAMGDTGHGPDTADTLDNGSEDMVTGSASNSVEHNFQNADDNMGTPYDLANYINYNSFSEQHRSFIAAITSGVEPPSFKEAIRDIGWCEAMKAEIDALERNEIWELTDLPVDKKALGCRWVYKIKYKSDGTFERLKARLVVFGNHQVEGLDYGETFSPVVKMVTIRAS